The Methanolacinia petrolearia DSM 11571 genome has a segment encoding these proteins:
- a CDS encoding response regulator — protein MIKILLVDEEPEILSIAEIYLAKFGDYDIRTSTSAKEALKLLEEEEFDAIISDYEMPEMDGLEFLSAIRDRNSLIPFVLFSGKAREEIIIEAFRNGADGFVQKGQNPAANYAELSHQVRVSVSRRKAEIELRTKEYAIEHSINGVSIIEYETGKITYANESALRMLGYSRDDLSSMSIMNFLAGSDNKDLKKKILDTVAEKDYYIGRVRVKRKDGADMDLSVSVTTLPPDDLVKKKLVFVSFIDITDIIKSEEEFLEFILETSRRIKEPVSLVGQSLESLVNDIVSGTDPETMKLRLLVLIKNIRQIVCNVNELNKAVAGDDGKVSEDNLDFLFKI, from the coding sequence GAGATTCTATCCATCGCAGAGATCTATCTGGCAAAATTCGGTGATTATGATATCAGGACGTCGACTTCTGCAAAAGAAGCACTGAAACTCTTGGAAGAAGAAGAGTTTGATGCAATTATCTCCGATTACGAGATGCCTGAGATGGATGGTCTCGAATTTTTAAGTGCTATCAGGGATAGAAACTCTTTGATTCCTTTTGTCCTTTTTTCAGGAAAGGCCCGGGAAGAAATAATTATTGAAGCCTTCAGAAATGGTGCGGACGGGTTTGTCCAGAAAGGCCAGAACCCTGCAGCAAACTATGCAGAACTTTCTCATCAGGTCAGGGTTTCTGTCTCCAGGCGTAAGGCCGAGATTGAGCTTAGAACAAAGGAATATGCAATAGAGCATTCGATAAACGGAGTTTCAATCATAGAATACGAAACCGGCAAAATTACATATGCAAATGAATCCGCACTGAGGATGCTCGGGTATTCGCGTGATGATCTCTCGTCCATGTCAATAATGAACTTTCTGGCCGGAAGCGATAACAAGGATTTGAAAAAGAAGATCCTTGATACGGTTGCCGAAAAGGATTATTATATCGGGCGGGTACGCGTAAAAAGGAAAGACGGGGCGGATATGGATCTGTCTGTTTCAGTTACGACTCTTCCGCCGGACGATCTTGTAAAGAAAAAACTGGTATTTGTATCGTTCATAGATATAACGGATATTATAAAGTCCGAAGAGGAATTCCTGGAATTCATTCTTGAGACCTCAAGGAGGATCAAAGAGCCGGTATCCCTTGTTGGACAGTCTCTAGAGTCTCTTGTGAATGATATCGTGAGCGGTACCGATCCTGAAACTATGAAACTCAGGCTGCTTGTCCTTATAAAAAATATAAGACAGATCGTATGCAACGTCAACGAACTGAATAAGGCCGTTGCCGGTGATGACGGAAAAGTGTCAGAGGATAACCTGGATTTTTTATTTAAAATATAA